In one Pseudomonas fitomaticsae genomic region, the following are encoded:
- a CDS encoding substrate-binding domain-containing protein — MTLRVLFVFLLSAWLQVGFAALPIPENGPVLRIQGSNTIGAALGPALVEGLLQDQGLLKVHSETPDTANEQRVVGLTAQGQRVVVEIAAHGSSTGFTALKNASADLAASSRPIKDSELLNLQARGDLKSPGAEQVIAIDGLAIILHPGNSLNQLNTEQLARIFSGEAKTWEDVGGKGGTIHLYARDDQSGTYDTFKELVLSRRGKSLSNAAKRFESSEQLSDAVSADPQAIGFIGLPYVRQAKAVAIVDGQSQAMLPLASLIATEDYPLSRRLFFYLPPDNNNPWARALVEFAQSRRGQAIVAANGFIAQTVQAIAVTPNALMPEGYQSLSRHAQRLTVNFRFEEGSASLDNKARQDLARVFDYIKHHDKIDRAVTLVGFGDAKDDPARADLLSKLRAMAVRRELVKNGVVLREVRGFGALMPVATNSGDEGRIKNRRVEVWVY; from the coding sequence ATGACCCTGCGTGTTCTGTTCGTCTTTCTCCTGAGCGCCTGGCTGCAGGTTGGGTTTGCGGCGTTGCCCATTCCCGAGAACGGCCCGGTATTGCGCATCCAGGGTTCCAACACCATTGGCGCGGCGCTCGGCCCGGCGCTGGTTGAAGGCCTGCTTCAAGATCAGGGACTGTTGAAAGTCCACAGCGAAACCCCGGACACCGCCAACGAACAACGAGTCGTCGGCCTGACGGCTCAAGGCCAAAGAGTCGTGGTGGAGATCGCCGCCCACGGTTCGAGCACCGGTTTCACTGCACTCAAGAACGCCAGCGCGGATCTGGCTGCCTCGTCGCGTCCGATCAAGGACAGCGAACTGCTGAACCTGCAAGCCCGGGGCGATCTGAAAAGCCCCGGCGCCGAGCAAGTGATCGCCATCGATGGCCTGGCGATCATTCTTCATCCCGGCAATTCGCTGAATCAACTGAACACCGAACAACTGGCGCGAATCTTCAGCGGCGAGGCGAAGACGTGGGAAGACGTCGGCGGCAAGGGTGGGACGATTCATTTATATGCGCGGGATGATCAGTCCGGCACCTACGACACGTTCAAGGAACTTGTCCTCAGCCGTCGTGGGAAATCCCTGAGCAATGCCGCGAAGCGGTTTGAATCCAGCGAGCAGTTGTCCGACGCCGTGAGTGCCGATCCGCAGGCCATCGGTTTCATCGGCCTGCCGTATGTGCGCCAGGCCAAGGCCGTGGCGATTGTCGACGGGCAATCCCAGGCGATGTTGCCACTCGCCAGCCTGATCGCCACCGAAGACTATCCGCTGTCGCGGCGGCTGTTCTTCTATCTGCCGCCCGACAACAACAATCCCTGGGCCAGGGCCTTGGTGGAATTTGCACAGAGCCGCCGGGGTCAGGCGATTGTCGCGGCCAACGGTTTTATCGCCCAGACCGTGCAGGCCATTGCCGTTACGCCGAATGCACTGATGCCCGAGGGTTATCAATCCCTCAGCCGCCACGCCCAGCGTCTGACGGTGAACTTCCGCTTTGAAGAAGGCAGCGCCAGCCTCGACAACAAGGCCCGCCAGGATCTGGCCCGGGTGTTCGACTATATAAAGCACCACGACAAGATCGACCGCGCGGTAACACTGGTGGGATTCGGCGATGCCAAGGACGACCCGGCACGGGCGGATTTGCTGTCGAAGCTGCGGGCGATGGCGGTCCGCCGGGAGTTGGTGAAAAACGGCGTGGTGTTGCGCGAAGTGCGCGGGTTTGGCGCGCTGATGCCGGTGGCGACCAACAGCGGGGATGAAGGCAGGATCAAGAATCGGCGGGTTGAGGTTTGGGTTTATTGA
- a CDS encoding MerR family transcriptional regulator has translation MSSQTYSISDLARELDITTRAIRFYEEQGLLSPERRGQERIYSPRDKVSLKLILRGKRIGFSLAECRELIELYDPSSGNTKQLNSMLAKISERREQLEQQLLDIEQMKLELDTAEERCVQALEQTLKSQQSVQ, from the coding sequence ATGAGCAGCCAGACCTACAGCATTTCCGACCTCGCCCGCGAGCTGGACATCACCACCCGGGCGATCCGCTTCTATGAAGAACAAGGCCTGCTCAGCCCCGAGCGCCGAGGCCAGGAACGCATCTATTCGCCGCGCGACAAGGTCAGCCTGAAGCTGATCCTGCGGGGCAAGCGCATCGGTTTCTCCCTGGCCGAGTGCCGCGAACTGATCGAGCTCTACGACCCCTCCAGCGGTAACACCAAACAACTCAACAGCATGCTGGCGAAAATCAGCGAGCGCCGGGAACAGCTTGAGCAGCAACTGCTGGACATCGAACAGATGAAGCTGGAACTCGACACCGCCGAAGAACGCTGTGTGCAGGCGCTGGAGCAGACGCTCAAGAGTCAGCAATCAGTTCAGTAA
- a CDS encoding LysR family transcriptional regulator produces the protein MNLSKVDLNLFIVFDAIYTEANLTRAGQIVGITQPAVSNALARLRETFNDPLFVRTAQGMVPTPMAQNIIGPVRNALSLLRVSVQESRIFNPSQAVKTYRISMTDLTEAVILPPLFQRLRRLAPTVIIESFLSKRRETTKELAAGRLDFAVDAPLNTDPQVRHVKLMEDRYVCAMRKGHPLATKEKFTLDDYLSLTHIHISSRRSGLGHVDLALGKMGIQRKIALRSQHYLMASQVLQQTDMVMTVPERFARRHDLHAFNLPVNDVPPVETHLYWHESTDQDPANRWMREQMIELCQQVTAHEKKLDKLQAPAT, from the coding sequence ATGAATCTGAGCAAGGTCGACCTCAACCTTTTCATCGTCTTCGACGCGATCTACACCGAAGCCAACCTGACCCGCGCCGGGCAGATCGTCGGCATTACCCAGCCTGCGGTGTCCAACGCATTGGCGCGGTTGCGCGAAACCTTCAACGACCCGCTCTTCGTACGCACGGCCCAGGGCATGGTGCCGACACCCATGGCGCAGAACATCATCGGCCCGGTGCGCAACGCACTGTCGCTGCTGCGGGTATCGGTTCAGGAAAGTCGCATTTTCAACCCCTCGCAAGCGGTCAAGACCTACCGCATCAGCATGACCGACCTGACCGAAGCGGTGATTCTGCCGCCACTGTTCCAGCGCCTGCGTCGCCTGGCGCCGACGGTGATTATCGAAAGCTTCCTGTCCAAACGTCGGGAAACCACCAAGGAACTGGCCGCCGGGCGTCTCGACTTCGCGGTCGACGCGCCGCTCAACACCGACCCGCAGGTGCGCCACGTCAAGCTGATGGAAGACCGTTACGTCTGTGCGATGCGCAAGGGCCATCCGCTGGCGACCAAGGAAAAATTCACCCTCGACGATTACCTGTCGCTGACCCACATTCATATTTCCAGCCGTCGCAGTGGCCTGGGCCATGTCGATCTGGCGCTGGGCAAGATGGGCATCCAGCGCAAGATCGCCCTGCGCTCGCAGCACTATCTGATGGCGTCCCAGGTGTTGCAGCAGACCGACATGGTGATGACCGTGCCGGAGCGTTTCGCCCGTCGCCATGACCTGCATGCATTCAATCTGCCGGTCAACGATGTGCCACCGGTGGAAACCCATTTGTACTGGCACGAAAGCACCGATCAGGACCCGGCCAACCGCTGGATGCGCGAGCAGATGATCGAGTTGTGCCAGCAAGTGACAGCGCACGAGAAGAAGCTCGACAAGCTGCAGGCGCCCGCCACTTGA
- a CDS encoding GNAT family N-acetyltransferase has protein sequence MPETQTAIADIHMLDRGYSREARSLLYQAYRHEPTFAYLFEAERPGYEQRVRATVRELVKQHFLQDLPAIGLLVNDRLIGIALIAPPQRRLGVTESWAWRLRMVLSTGFRCTRRYLEYHAAVEACVPTDSVHMLPLLGVHPQFQGKHFGEQLLQAVHNWCAVDESSQGVILDTGNPRYLEFYKRQGYEEIGEVAVGPVREHVFFHANPQVLQTATG, from the coding sequence ATGCCTGAAACCCAAACCGCCATCGCCGACATTCATATGCTCGACCGCGGCTATTCCCGGGAAGCGCGATCCCTTCTTTATCAGGCCTACCGCCACGAGCCGACCTTCGCTTACCTGTTCGAAGCCGAGCGTCCGGGTTACGAGCAGCGGGTACGCGCCACGGTGCGGGAGCTGGTCAAACAGCATTTCCTCCAGGATCTGCCGGCCATCGGCCTGTTGGTCAACGACCGCTTGATCGGCATCGCCCTGATCGCGCCACCGCAACGGCGCCTGGGTGTTACCGAAAGTTGGGCCTGGCGTTTGCGCATGGTGCTGAGCACCGGTTTCCGCTGCACGCGCCGTTATCTGGAATACCACGCCGCCGTTGAGGCCTGCGTGCCGACCGACTCGGTGCACATGCTGCCGCTGCTCGGTGTGCACCCGCAATTTCAGGGCAAGCATTTCGGCGAACAGCTGCTGCAAGCGGTGCACAACTGGTGCGCGGTGGACGAAAGCTCCCAAGGCGTGATCCTCGACACCGGCAACCCGCGGTATCTGGAGTTCTACAAGCGTCAGGGTTACGAGGAAATCGGCGAAGTGGCCGTCGGCCCGGTGCGCGAGCACGTGTTTTTCCACGCCAATCCGCAGGTGTTACAAACAGCAACGGGATGA
- a CDS encoding hydroxymethylglutaryl-CoA lyase, producing the protein MSLPSQVRLIEVGPRDGLQNEAQPISVADKVQLVDALSAAGLGYIEVGSFVSPKWVPQMAGSADVFAQIQRKPGVTYGALAPNLRGFEDALAAGVKEVAVFAAASEAFSQRNINCSISESLARFAPIMESAKQHGVTVRGYVSCVLGCPYEGEVAPEQVAMVARELYAMGCYEVSLGDTIGTGTAGATRRLFEVVSKQVPREKLAGHFHDTYGQAMANIYASLLEGIAVFDSSIAGLGGCPYAKGASGNVATEDVVYLLNGLGIETGIDLDALIAAGQQISAVLGRPTGSRVAKARSAQ; encoded by the coding sequence ATGTCCCTCCCCTCCCAAGTACGCCTGATCGAAGTCGGCCCCCGTGACGGCCTGCAGAACGAAGCCCAGCCCATCAGCGTCGCCGACAAGGTGCAACTGGTCGACGCGCTGAGCGCCGCCGGCCTCGGCTATATAGAAGTCGGCAGTTTCGTTTCGCCCAAGTGGGTGCCGCAGATGGCCGGTTCCGCCGACGTGTTCGCGCAGATCCAGCGCAAGCCCGGCGTGACCTACGGCGCGCTGGCGCCGAACCTGCGTGGTTTTGAGGATGCGCTGGCCGCCGGGGTCAAGGAAGTCGCGGTGTTTGCCGCTGCGTCCGAAGCGTTCTCGCAACGCAACATCAATTGCTCGATCAGTGAAAGCCTCGCGCGGTTCGCGCCGATCATGGAGTCGGCGAAACAGCACGGCGTTACCGTGCGCGGTTATGTGTCCTGTGTACTCGGCTGCCCTTATGAAGGCGAGGTCGCGCCGGAACAAGTCGCTATGGTCGCCCGCGAGCTGTATGCGATGGGCTGCTACGAAGTTTCGCTGGGTGACACCATCGGCACCGGCACCGCTGGTGCCACCCGCCGGCTGTTCGAAGTGGTCTCGAAGCAGGTGCCCCGAGAAAAACTCGCCGGCCACTTCCACGACACCTACGGTCAGGCCATGGCCAACATCTACGCCAGCCTGCTGGAAGGCATCGCGGTGTTCGACAGCTCGATCGCCGGGCTGGGCGGCTGCCCGTACGCCAAAGGCGCCAGCGGTAACGTCGCCACCGAAGACGTGGTGTACCTGCTCAACGGCCTGGGCATCGAGACCGGCATCGACCTAGACGCCTTGATTGCCGCCGGCCAACAGATCAGTGCGGTGCTGGGTCGCCCGACCGGTTCGCGCGTGGCCAAGGCTCGCAGCGCACAGTGA
- a CDS encoding acyl-CoA dehydrogenase, protein MDFAYSPKVQELRERVTAFMDTYVYPAEAVFERQVAEGDRWQPTAIMEELKAKAKAEGLWNLFLPESELGAGLTNLEYAPLAEIMGRSLLGPEPFNCSAPDTGNMEVLVRYANEEQKQRWLEPLLRGEIRSAFAMTEPDVASSDATNMAARAVRDGDEWVINGKKWWTSGACDPRCKILIFMGLSNPDAPRHAQHSMILVPVDTPGVKIVRPLPVFGYDDAPHGHAEVLFDNVRVPYENVLLGEGRGFEIAQGRLGPGRIHHCMRSIGMAERALELMCKRSVSRTAFGKPLARLGGNVDKIADSRMEIDMARLLTLKAAYMMDTVGNKVAKSEIAQIKVVAPNVALRVIDRAIQIHGGAGVSNDFPLAYMYAMQRTLRLADGPDEVHRAAIGKFEIGKYVPKEMLRSGH, encoded by the coding sequence ATGGATTTCGCTTATTCGCCCAAGGTGCAAGAACTGCGTGAGCGCGTGACCGCGTTCATGGACACTTACGTTTACCCGGCCGAAGCCGTGTTCGAACGGCAGGTTGCCGAAGGCGATCGCTGGCAGCCGACGGCGATCATGGAAGAACTCAAAGCCAAGGCAAAGGCTGAAGGGCTGTGGAATTTGTTTCTGCCTGAGTCGGAACTGGGCGCCGGCCTGACCAACCTCGAATACGCGCCATTGGCGGAAATCATGGGCCGTTCGCTGCTCGGTCCCGAGCCGTTCAACTGCTCGGCGCCGGACACCGGCAACATGGAAGTGCTGGTGCGATACGCCAACGAAGAACAGAAACAGCGCTGGCTCGAACCGCTGCTGCGTGGCGAGATCCGCTCTGCGTTCGCCATGACCGAGCCGGACGTCGCGTCCTCCGATGCCACCAATATGGCCGCCCGTGCCGTGCGCGATGGCGACGAGTGGGTGATCAACGGCAAGAAATGGTGGACCTCCGGCGCCTGCGATCCGCGCTGCAAGATCCTGATCTTCATGGGCCTGAGCAACCCCGACGCCCCGCGCCACGCCCAGCACTCGATGATCCTGGTGCCGGTCGACACCCCCGGTGTGAAGATCGTCCGTCCGTTGCCGGTGTTCGGTTACGACGACGCACCTCACGGTCACGCCGAAGTGCTGTTCGACAACGTGCGGGTGCCGTACGAAAACGTCCTGCTCGGTGAAGGACGCGGCTTCGAAATCGCTCAAGGTCGTCTCGGCCCTGGCCGGATTCACCACTGCATGCGTTCGATCGGCATGGCCGAGCGCGCACTGGAACTGATGTGCAAGCGTTCGGTGAGCCGAACTGCGTTCGGCAAACCGCTGGCGCGTTTGGGCGGTAACGTCGACAAGATCGCCGACTCGCGGATGGAAATCGACATGGCGCGCCTGCTGACCCTGAAAGCGGCGTACATGATGGACACCGTGGGTAACAAAGTCGCCAAGAGCGAGATTGCGCAGATCAAGGTCGTGGCACCGAACGTCGCGTTGCGGGTGATCGACCGGGCGATCCAGATTCATGGCGGGGCAGGGGTGTCGAATGATTTCCCGCTGGCTTACATGTACGCTATGCAGCGCACCCTGCGCCTGGCCGACGGCCCGGACGAAGTGCACCGCGCGGCGATCGGCAAGTTCGAGATCGGCAAGTATGTGCCGAAGGAAATGCTGCGTAGCGGTCATTAA
- the xthA gene encoding exodeoxyribonuclease III produces MKIVSFNINGLRARPHQLAALIEKHQPDVIGLQETKVHDDQFPLEEVRALGYHVYFHGQKGHYGVALLSRQEPIAVHKGFATDEEDAQRRFIWGTFADANGVPVTIMNGYFPQGESRDHPTKFPAKQRFYSDLQALLESQFNNEQPLVVMGDVNISPEDCDIGIGPDNMKRWLKTGKCSFLPEEREWMARLKNWGLTDSFRHLNPDVTDTFSWFDYRSRGFEDEPKRGLRIDVILASHGLLPRVKAAGVDYELRGMEKPSDHAPIWLELS; encoded by the coding sequence ATGAAGATCGTTTCCTTCAACATCAACGGACTGCGGGCCCGTCCGCATCAGCTGGCGGCGCTGATCGAAAAGCATCAGCCGGACGTCATCGGCCTGCAGGAAACCAAGGTCCACGACGACCAGTTCCCGCTGGAAGAGGTGCGGGCCCTGGGTTATCACGTGTATTTCCACGGCCAGAAAGGCCATTACGGTGTCGCCCTGCTCTCGCGCCAGGAACCGATTGCCGTGCACAAAGGCTTCGCCACCGATGAAGAAGACGCGCAGCGGCGCTTCATCTGGGGCACTTTCGCCGACGCCAACGGCGTTCCGGTGACGATCATGAACGGCTATTTCCCACAGGGCGAAAGCCGCGACCACCCGACCAAATTCCCCGCCAAACAGCGCTTCTACAGCGATCTGCAAGCGCTGCTGGAAAGCCAGTTCAACAACGAACAGCCGCTGGTGGTGATGGGCGACGTGAACATTTCTCCGGAAGACTGCGACATCGGCATCGGCCCGGACAACATGAAACGCTGGCTGAAAACCGGCAAATGCAGCTTCCTGCCGGAAGAGCGCGAGTGGATGGCCCGCCTGAAAAACTGGGGCCTGACCGACAGTTTCCGTCACCTGAACCCGGACGTGACTGACACGTTCAGCTGGTTCGACTACCGCAGCCGCGGGTTTGAAGACGAGCCGAAGCGAGGTCTGCGCATCGACGTGATCCTGGCGTCCCACGGCTTGCTGCCACGGGTGAAGGCGGCCGGTGTCGACTATGAACTGCGCGGGATGGAAAAGCCTTCGGACCATGCGCCGATCTGGCTGGAATTGAGCTGA
- a CDS encoding autotransporter assembly complex protein TamA encodes MKFPGRFTSGVLMLLTSCAALAQSELDVRIKPSNDELKANIEGYIGSLGDRDEEALQRFSRGAEEQARKAAQALGYYQPQIESDVKGGEKPRLVLNIDPGEPIRLRNVTVRVDGPAASLKSFRVPKSDVLKPGAVLNHGRYEDAKRLIQNQASRYGFFSGRFTSQKLMVDPRAGVADVELIYESGPRYALGTVSFEGDTPFDEDLLQRMVPFKAGEPYDSELIAELNRDLQSSGYFEGVRVDAAPTAAKNDVIPVDVKLDTRKPRTMGLGLGYSTDVGPRIKANWTRHWVNPQGDSYGWEAELSAPRQNVGLFYDIPLDPPLTDKLRWAGGYQYEDIDGSDTLSKLLTFGPEWHSKLPSGWQRVISLKWQREEYQLGDDSGLSTLLMPGVSYSYLKSDNRIDPHNGYRLTFESKVAKEGLGSDTNLLYGTALIKGLTTVFDKHRLLGRVQVGGSATNGYKSVPPSLRFFAGGDQSVRGYDYQSLSPENSEGDRIGGRYMVAGSVEYQYSIAEKWRVATFVDQGNSFNKLELPNLKTGVGIGVRWVSPVGPIRLDLAHALDDDGGIRLHFSMGPEL; translated from the coding sequence ATGAAGTTTCCAGGAAGATTTACCAGTGGCGTGCTCATGCTGTTAACCAGCTGCGCGGCGCTGGCGCAAAGTGAATTGGATGTGCGGATCAAACCGTCCAACGATGAACTGAAAGCCAATATAGAAGGCTATATCGGCAGCCTCGGCGATCGTGACGAAGAAGCCTTGCAGCGCTTCAGTCGCGGCGCCGAAGAACAGGCGCGCAAGGCCGCCCAGGCCTTGGGTTATTACCAGCCGCAGATCGAAAGTGACGTCAAGGGCGGTGAAAAACCGCGTCTGGTGCTGAACATCGATCCCGGCGAGCCGATCCGCCTGCGCAACGTAACCGTGCGGGTCGACGGCCCGGCGGCCTCCCTCAAATCCTTCCGAGTCCCGAAAAGTGACGTGCTCAAGCCCGGCGCGGTGCTCAACCATGGGCGTTACGAGGACGCCAAGCGTCTGATCCAGAACCAGGCGTCGCGCTACGGCTTTTTCAGCGGCCGCTTCACCAGCCAGAAATTGATGGTCGATCCCCGCGCCGGGGTCGCCGACGTCGAACTGATCTACGAAAGCGGCCCGCGTTATGCGCTGGGCACAGTCAGCTTTGAAGGCGACACACCGTTCGACGAAGACCTGCTGCAACGCATGGTGCCGTTCAAGGCCGGCGAGCCGTATGACTCCGAGCTGATCGCCGAACTCAACCGCGACCTGCAATCGAGTGGCTATTTCGAAGGCGTGCGGGTCGACGCCGCGCCGACCGCCGCGAAAAACGACGTGATCCCGGTGGACGTCAAACTCGACACCCGCAAGCCGCGCACCATGGGCCTGGGCCTTGGTTATTCCACCGACGTCGGCCCGCGAATCAAGGCCAACTGGACCCGCCACTGGGTCAACCCCCAGGGCGACAGTTATGGCTGGGAGGCCGAACTGTCGGCGCCACGGCAAAACGTCGGCCTGTTCTATGACATCCCGCTGGACCCGCCGCTGACCGACAAGCTGCGTTGGGCCGGCGGTTATCAATACGAGGACATCGACGGTTCCGACACCTTGAGCAAGCTGCTGACCTTCGGCCCGGAATGGCACAGCAAACTGCCGAGCGGCTGGCAGCGGGTGATCTCGCTGAAATGGCAGCGCGAGGAATACCAGCTCGGCGACGACTCCGGTCTGAGCACCTTGCTGATGCCCGGCGTCAGCTATTCCTACCTCAAGAGCGACAACCGCATCGACCCGCACAATGGCTATCGCCTGACCTTCGAAAGCAAGGTTGCGAAAGAAGGCCTCGGCTCGGACACCAACCTTTTATATGGCACGGCGCTGATCAAGGGCCTGACCACGGTGTTCGACAAACACCGCCTGCTCGGTCGGGTACAGGTCGGCGGCAGCGCCACCAACGGCTACAAATCGGTGCCGCCGTCGCTGCGCTTCTTCGCCGGTGGCGATCAAAGCGTGCGCGGCTACGACTATCAGAGCCTGTCGCCGGAAAACTCCGAGGGCGACCGCATCGGCGGGCGCTACATGGTGGCCGGCAGCGTCGAGTATCAATATTCGATTGCCGAAAAGTGGCGCGTGGCGACCTTCGTCGATCAGGGCAACTCCTTCAACAAACTCGAACTGCCGAACCTCAAGACCGGGGTCGGTATCGGTGTGCGCTGGGTTTCGCCGGTGGGGCCGATCCGCCTCGACCTGGCCCATGCGCTGGACGACGATGGCGGCATCCGGCTGCACTTTTCCATGGGGCCTGAGCTGTGA